Proteins from a genomic interval of Thermoanaerobacterium thermosaccharolyticum DSM 571:
- the mglC gene encoding galactose/methyl galactoside ABC transporter permease MglC: MHNKIKDYLSQYAIYFALLLLIIAIAIKNPSFLSLRVFRDILSQSSTRIIVALGASFAILIGGADLSAGRMVGFAAVISASLLQTASYPNRFFPGLPQLPIIVPLLITLVIGFLFGLLNGFAISKFSVPPFIATLASMVIIYGVDNIYFSQPPNNSQPIAGLRSDFTNIGTGSIFGIPYLIIIAAVITLIMWIILNKTSFGKDLYAIGGNREAAIVSGVNVKRRILLMFAIAGMLYAMAGFLEAARTGGATSEYGNMYEMDAIAACVVGGWSVSGGVGTIPGIIVGVFIFTVINYGLTFIGMNPYWQLIIKGLIIVSAVAVDIRKYLAKK, translated from the coding sequence ATGCATAATAAAATCAAAGATTATTTATCGCAATATGCAATATATTTTGCTTTGTTATTATTGATTATAGCTATTGCTATAAAGAATCCTTCTTTTTTATCATTAAGAGTTTTTAGAGATATATTATCACAAAGTTCTACTAGAATAATTGTTGCACTTGGTGCTTCATTTGCTATATTAATAGGTGGCGCAGACTTATCTGCCGGACGTATGGTAGGCTTTGCGGCTGTAATTTCTGCTTCACTGCTGCAAACAGCTAGTTATCCAAACAGATTTTTCCCTGGACTACCGCAGTTACCTATAATAGTACCACTTTTGATAACATTAGTTATTGGATTTCTTTTTGGCTTATTAAATGGCTTTGCTATATCTAAATTTAGTGTACCACCTTTTATAGCTACTCTTGCTTCAATGGTTATAATTTATGGTGTTGACAATATTTATTTTAGTCAACCACCGAATAATTCCCAGCCTATAGCTGGATTAAGGAGTGATTTTACAAACATTGGTACAGGAAGTATATTCGGTATACCATATTTGATAATCATTGCTGCTGTTATTACCCTAATCATGTGGATTATTTTAAATAAGACAAGTTTTGGCAAAGACTTGTACGCTATTGGAGGAAATAGAGAAGCAGCTATTGTATCTGGAGTTAATGTAAAGCGCCGCATTTTGTTGATGTTTGCTATTGCAGGTATGCTTTATGCTATGGCAGGATTTTTAGAAGCAGCTAGAACTGGAGGAGCTACAAGCGAGTACGGTAATATGTATGAGATGGACGCGATAGCGGCTTGCGTTGTTGGTGGCTGGTCAGTATCTGGCGGTGTGGGAACAATTCCAGGTATAATTGTAGGTGTGTTTATATTTACAGTTATAAATTATGGATTAACATTTATAGGCATGAATCCATATTGGCAGTTAATCATAAAAGGTTTAATAATAGTTTCTGCCGTGGCAGTTGACATCAGAAAATACTTAGCTAAAAAATAA
- a CDS encoding sugar ABC transporter ATP-binding protein, giving the protein MNANEFILEMNNISKEFPGVKALDDVTLKVRAGTVHAIMGENGAGKSTLMKCLFGIYKPDAGEIILNGNKINIRDSKEALDYGISMIHQELHPVRFRNVMENIWLGRFPMKNYGFVKLVDEKKMYEDTEKLLSSIDVDIKPTEIVRNLSASRIQYIEISKAISYNAKIIIMDEPTSSLTENEVDHLFKLIRNLKENGVAIIYISHKIDEIFQIADEVSIMRDGKMVGTWNVDDLTEDMIISKMVGRELTNRFPARENEPDGVILKVENLSSPMPKSFKNVSFELRKGEILGIGGLVGSQRTELVEALFGLRSIESGKIFIHGKEVTIKSPIDAKENGMALLTEERRSTGIFPDLNILENSTIANIKKYRGSFMLLNDKKRKEDTNKMVDTLKVKTPSLRTLIKNLSGGNQQKVLIARWLLTVPEILILDEPTRGIDVGAKYEIYTIMNELTKEGKSIIMISSEMPELLGMADRIMVMCEGHLSGILDKKDATEEKIMRLASKYTN; this is encoded by the coding sequence ATGAATGCTAATGAATTTATTCTTGAAATGAATAACATATCCAAAGAATTTCCAGGCGTAAAGGCTCTTGACGATGTAACTCTTAAAGTGCGGGCAGGAACTGTTCATGCAATCATGGGTGAAAATGGTGCTGGAAAGTCAACATTGATGAAATGCCTTTTTGGTATATATAAACCTGATGCAGGTGAAATCATATTAAATGGCAATAAAATAAATATTAGAGATTCGAAAGAGGCATTAGACTATGGCATTTCTATGATTCATCAAGAGTTGCATCCTGTAAGATTTAGAAACGTAATGGAAAATATTTGGCTAGGGCGATTCCCTATGAAAAATTACGGGTTTGTAAAATTAGTTGATGAGAAGAAAATGTATGAAGATACAGAAAAGCTCTTATCTAGCATTGATGTAGATATTAAACCGACTGAAATTGTGAGAAATCTGTCAGCATCAAGAATTCAATATATAGAGATTTCTAAAGCTATTTCATATAATGCTAAGATAATAATTATGGATGAACCTACATCATCTCTTACAGAAAATGAGGTTGATCATTTATTTAAATTGATAAGAAATTTGAAAGAGAATGGGGTTGCTATAATATATATTTCTCATAAAATAGATGAAATATTCCAAATAGCAGATGAAGTGTCTATTATGCGTGATGGAAAGATGGTAGGCACTTGGAATGTTGATGACTTAACTGAAGACATGATAATATCAAAGATGGTGGGACGTGAATTAACTAATCGGTTTCCTGCTAGAGAAAATGAACCTGATGGCGTTATATTAAAAGTAGAGAATTTGTCTTCTCCAATGCCTAAGTCTTTTAAAAATGTTTCATTTGAACTTAGAAAAGGTGAGATATTAGGCATAGGTGGTCTAGTAGGTTCTCAGAGGACAGAACTGGTAGAAGCTTTATTTGGATTACGATCAATTGAGTCAGGTAAAATTTTTATACATGGTAAAGAGGTAACTATAAAGTCACCTATAGATGCAAAAGAAAATGGGATGGCTTTGTTAACGGAGGAAAGGAGATCTACGGGAATATTTCCTGATTTAAATATATTAGAAAATTCTACTATTGCTAATATAAAAAAGTATAGAGGCAGTTTTATGCTTTTAAATGACAAGAAGAGAAAAGAAGATACTAATAAGATGGTAGACACTTTAAAAGTTAAGACTCCATCGCTGAGAACTTTGATTAAAAATTTGTCTGGTGGAAATCAGCAGAAAGTATTAATAGCGAGATGGCTTCTTACTGTACCTGAGATATTGATACTTGATGAGCCAACCCGTGGCATTGACGTTGGAGCGAAGTACGAAATTTACACAATCATGAATGAACTTACAAAGGAAGGAAAAAGCATAATCATGATTTCTTCTGAAATGCCAGAACTTCTTGGGATGGCTGATAGAATTATGGTTATGTGCGAAGGACATTTATCAGGAATACTTGATAAAAAAGATGCGACAGAAGAAAAAATTATGAGGTTAGCTAGTAAATATACAAATTGA
- a CDS encoding galactose ABC transporter substrate-binding protein, producing the protein MKKILTYLVLVVLVLSALLTGCGNSNTTSSNSSSSSSQQSDKTASSDSGKQLNIGVAIYKFDDTFMTGVRNAMTAEAQGKAKLNMVDSQNSQPTQNDQVDLFITKKMNALAINPVDRTAAGTIIDKAKQANIPVVFFNREPLPEDMKKWDKVYYVGAKAEQSGILQGQIMADYWKAHPEADKNHDGVMQYVMLMGQPGHQDAILRTQYSIQTVKDAGIKVQELAKDYANWDRVTAHDKMAAWLSSFGDKIEAVFCNNDDMALGAIEALKSAGYFTGNKYIPVVGVDATAPGIQAIKDGTLLGTVLNDAKNQAKATFNIAYELAQGITPTKDNIGYDITDGKYVWIPYKKITKDNISDAEQ; encoded by the coding sequence ATGAAAAAGATTTTAACTTATCTCGTTTTAGTTGTTCTTGTATTATCAGCATTACTTACGGGTTGTGGAAATTCAAATACTACTTCATCTAATAGCTCTTCTAGCAGTTCACAGCAGTCTGATAAAACAGCTTCTTCAGATAGCGGTAAACAGCTCAATATAGGTGTTGCTATATATAAATTTGATGATACATTCATGACAGGCGTTCGTAATGCAATGACTGCTGAAGCACAAGGCAAGGCTAAATTGAACATGGTTGATAGCCAAAATTCACAGCCAACGCAAAATGATCAAGTGGATCTTTTTATAACGAAGAAGATGAACGCACTTGCTATAAATCCAGTTGATAGAACTGCGGCAGGTACAATTATTGATAAAGCTAAACAAGCTAATATTCCAGTTGTATTTTTCAATAGAGAACCTTTACCAGAAGATATGAAAAAGTGGGATAAAGTTTATTATGTTGGTGCAAAAGCAGAACAATCAGGCATTTTGCAGGGACAAATCATGGCAGATTACTGGAAAGCGCATCCTGAAGCGGATAAAAACCATGATGGTGTAATGCAATATGTTATGTTGATGGGACAGCCAGGCCATCAGGATGCAATACTTCGTACTCAGTATTCAATACAGACCGTAAAAGATGCAGGAATTAAAGTTCAAGAATTAGCGAAAGATTATGCAAACTGGGACAGAGTAACAGCACATGATAAAATGGCTGCGTGGTTGTCATCATTTGGCGATAAGATAGAAGCAGTGTTCTGCAATAATGACGATATGGCACTGGGTGCTATTGAAGCACTTAAGTCAGCAGGATACTTCACAGGTAATAAATATATACCAGTTGTAGGTGTTGATGCTACAGCACCAGGTATACAAGCTATTAAAGATGGAACTCTTCTTGGAACCGTTTTAAACGATGCAAAAAATCAGGCAAAGGCTACATTTAATATAGCTTATGAGCTTGCACAAGGCATAACACCGACAAAAGATAACATCGGCTATGACATCACTGATGGCAAGTATGTGTGGATACCTTATAAAAAGATTACAAAAGACAACATAAGTGACGCTGAGCAATAA
- the kduD gene encoding 2-dehydro-3-deoxy-D-gluconate 5-dehydrogenase KduD has product MYNITDFSMDFFRLDGKVAIVTGGNTGLGQGYAVALAKAGADLFIVTHNDRFDETRELIEKEGRKVEFFQTDLSVRENINEVVDKCLESFGKIDVLVNNAGTIRRAPLLEYKDEDWKAVLDINLNAVYYLSHEVAKVMVKQGSGKIINIASMLSFQGGKFVPPYTASKHGVAGITKAFANELADKNIQVNAIAPGYIETNNTAPIRADENRNAEILSRIPAGRWGHPFDVMGALVFLASKASDYVNGHILAVDGGWLVR; this is encoded by the coding sequence ATGTACAATATTACAGACTTTTCAATGGACTTTTTTAGACTAGATGGCAAAGTTGCCATAGTTACAGGTGGCAATACCGGATTAGGACAAGGATATGCCGTTGCACTTGCGAAGGCAGGTGCTGACTTATTCATCGTTACTCATAATGACCGCTTTGATGAAACGAGGGAACTTATTGAAAAAGAAGGCCGAAAGGTAGAATTCTTCCAGACAGATTTATCGGTTAGAGAGAATATAAATGAAGTTGTAGACAAGTGTCTCGAATCTTTCGGCAAGATAGACGTGCTTGTCAATAATGCAGGGACAATAAGGAGGGCACCGCTTCTTGAGTACAAAGATGAAGATTGGAAGGCAGTTCTCGACATAAACTTAAATGCAGTGTATTATTTAAGCCACGAGGTAGCAAAAGTTATGGTAAAGCAAGGCAGTGGCAAAATTATAAATATAGCTTCAATGCTTTCATTTCAAGGTGGAAAATTTGTTCCACCATATACAGCATCAAAACACGGCGTAGCGGGTATAACAAAAGCTTTTGCTAATGAATTGGCTGACAAAAATATACAAGTAAATGCAATAGCACCGGGATATATTGAGACAAACAATACAGCTCCAATAAGGGCTGATGAAAATAGAAACGCAGAAATACTTTCAAGGATACCTGCAGGAAGGTGGGGGCATCCATTTGATGTGATGGGCGCTTTAGTATTTTTGGCAAGTAAAGCTTCAGACTATGTAAATGGACACATACTAGCTGTGGATGGCGGTTGGCTTGTTAGGTAG
- the kduI gene encoding 5-dehydro-4-deoxy-D-glucuronate isomerase, with amino-acid sequence MEVRYASHYEDVKHYDTTELRKHFLIENLFTPGKLYMVYSHVDRIIVAGAVPTDKPLYLEASKELGSNYFLERREMGIINIGGTGIVNLDGERYELNNSDGLYVGMGIKEVSFESLDANNPAKFYINSATAHKSYPTVKIGLSEANKVKAGTDEECNKRTINQYVHPAVCQSCQLVMGMTILEPGSIWNTMPCHTHDRRMEVYLYFNMDEDNVVFHFMGTPNETRHIVVKNEQAVISPSWSIHSGVGTKNYTFIWGMVGENQTFTDMDEIPTKDLR; translated from the coding sequence ATGGAAGTAAGGTATGCAAGTCATTATGAAGACGTTAAGCATTATGACACAACTGAGTTAAGAAAGCATTTTCTAATTGAAAATTTATTTACACCAGGTAAGCTTTATATGGTGTACAGTCATGTAGACAGGATAATCGTAGCAGGTGCTGTTCCGACAGATAAGCCACTATACTTAGAGGCAAGCAAAGAATTGGGCTCTAATTATTTTTTAGAAAGAAGAGAGATGGGAATAATTAATATAGGTGGAACAGGCATTGTGAATTTGGACGGTGAAAGATATGAATTAAATAACAGCGATGGATTGTACGTGGGCATGGGCATAAAAGAAGTCAGCTTTGAAAGCTTGGACGCAAATAATCCAGCAAAATTCTATATAAATAGTGCGACTGCACACAAGAGTTATCCTACTGTAAAAATAGGCTTAAGTGAGGCTAACAAAGTAAAAGCCGGTACAGATGAAGAATGCAATAAAAGGACAATAAATCAATATGTACATCCTGCAGTATGTCAAAGCTGTCAATTAGTCATGGGTATGACGATATTAGAGCCTGGTAGCATATGGAATACGATGCCGTGTCATACACATGACAGAAGAATGGAAGTTTATCTGTATTTCAATATGGACGAAGATAATGTAGTATTCCATTTCATGGGTACACCAAACGAAACGAGGCATATTGTTGTTAAAAATGAGCAAGCAGTTATATCGCCAAGCTGGTCAATTCACTCAGGCGTAGGTACAAAGAATTACACATTTATTTGGGGAATGGTTGGAGAAAATCAGACGTTTACTGATATGGATGAAATACCTACAAAAGATCTGAGGTAA
- a CDS encoding LacI family DNA-binding transcriptional regulator, protein MVNIRDVARYCGVSAMTVSRALNNSNQISQATKEKILKACEELGYRPNFAARSLVTKKTNMVGLIIPDITNQYYSHVSKGVSSYLSLQGYGLLLCNSDRRKDDEIRYLNFLAEGRVDGIIILPVQPRKEDYEGIAKEIPLVMADNYAEGLDVSFVGNDNYHGASEIISHMIKQGFKRIGVILGHSSSSASNERFKAYKDVLKKNNIELDNEIVLNSNATFEDGFNLTKVLIEKGVDSIFAINDTVALGVVKYCYLNNIRIPEDIGVAGYDNIEQSSMLPVPLTTVDQNGNQLGKVAAETLLNLLADESTVPKKIILKPKLVIRKSLGENI, encoded by the coding sequence TTGGTCAACATAAGAGATGTGGCTAGATACTGCGGTGTGTCAGCCATGACTGTATCAAGAGCATTGAATAATAGCAATCAGATATCACAAGCTACAAAAGAAAAAATTCTGAAAGCTTGTGAAGAACTAGGATACAGGCCTAATTTTGCAGCTAGAAGCTTGGTGACAAAAAAGACTAACATGGTAGGCCTTATTATACCAGATATAACAAATCAATATTATTCACATGTAAGCAAAGGTGTAAGCTCATATCTGAGTTTGCAAGGTTATGGACTTTTGCTGTGCAACAGCGATAGAAGAAAAGATGATGAGATAAGATATTTGAATTTCCTTGCGGAAGGAAGAGTTGATGGAATAATTATTTTGCCTGTGCAGCCAAGGAAAGAAGACTACGAAGGTATAGCGAAGGAAATACCATTAGTGATGGCAGATAATTACGCGGAAGGGCTTGATGTAAGCTTTGTTGGCAATGACAACTATCATGGAGCATCAGAAATTATAAGTCACATGATAAAACAAGGATTTAAAAGGATTGGAGTTATACTGGGTCATAGCAGTTCTAGTGCATCTAATGAAAGATTTAAAGCGTATAAAGATGTTTTGAAGAAAAATAATATAGAGCTCGATAATGAAATTGTTTTAAATAGCAATGCTACATTTGAAGATGGCTTCAATTTGACAAAAGTGCTTATTGAGAAAGGCGTTGATAGCATTTTTGCAATAAATGATACGGTGGCTTTAGGAGTTGTAAAATATTGTTATTTAAACAATATCAGGATACCTGAGGACATAGGAGTTGCCGGATATGACAATATTGAGCAATCATCAATGCTGCCTGTGCCATTGACGACGGTAGATCAAAATGGCAATCAACTGGGGAAAGTTGCAGCTGAAACTTTATTAAATCTATTAGCAGATGAAAGTACGGTACCAAAAAAGATCATACTTAAACCTAAATTGGTGATCAGAAAATCTTTAGGAGAAAATATTTAG
- a CDS encoding type II toxin-antitoxin system RelE family toxin: MYKIQLSKEAVKCIEKYNKKTKERIKNCIERISLSPYGGKNIKKLKGMSCQLYRYRLGDIRIIYTIKEEKALVIVVTVGNRGDVYKKY; encoded by the coding sequence ATGTATAAGATTCAACTTTCAAAAGAAGCCGTTAAATGTATTGAAAAATATAATAAAAAAACAAAGGAAAGAATTAAGAATTGTATAGAGAGAATATCACTTTCACCATATGGTGGAAAAAACATAAAGAAACTTAAAGGCATGTCTTGTCAATTATACAGGTACAGATTAGGCGATATAAGAATTATTTATACGATCAAAGAGGAAAAAGCATTAGTTATAGTGGTTACAGTAGGGAATCGTGGTGATGTTTATAAAAAATATTAA
- a CDS encoding DUF2281 domain-containing protein: MDNTLKKKVLDIIEELPEDKIVEVIDFMEFLKLKDEAEDDEILNDKELMESIERGLKDIENGNIYDFEDVFKDV; encoded by the coding sequence ATGGATAATACTTTAAAAAAGAAAGTACTGGACATTATTGAAGAGTTACCTGAGGATAAGATCGTAGAAGTAATTGATTTTATGGAATTTTTAAAATTAAAAGATGAAGCAGAAGATGATGAAATACTTAATGATAAAGAATTGATGGAATCTATAGAAAGAGGATTAAAAGATATAGAGAACGGCAATATATATGACTTTGAGGACGTGTTTAAAGATGTATAA
- a CDS encoding mannitol dehydrogenase family protein, translating into MKLKRHELKDPKKWEEMGIKLPQFDIDKVIDETKKNPRWVHFGAGNIFRGFIAMLQQTLLNKGLADSGIIAVESYDFEVHDKIYVPYDNLGLLVIMNSDGTLEKEVVGSISDILLADPSNKENWDRLNEVFSNPSLQIASMTITEKGYNLKDFAGNFIKEVMEDIEAGPENPKNVVSKLVSLVYSRYKKGEYPLALVSLDNFSGNGERLYSAVMTIAEEWANKGFVDKGFTQYLNDPSKISFPLTMIDKIVPRPHELVKKSLEEKGLEDMNIITTSKNTVIAPFVNAEKAQYLVIEDKFPNGRMKLEEAGVLLTDKETVEKVERMKVTTCLNPLHTALAIYGCLLDYKTIADEMKDDCLRKLVEKIGYVEGMPVVINPKVLDPEEFIKEVIEVRLPNPYMPDTPQRIATDTSQKMGIRFGETIKSYIHRSDLEVNDLKFIPLVIAGWCRYLMGIDDEGNHMDLSPDPLLNDLKSHVSNIRLGDVDSVKDNLRPILSNKEIFGLDLYEVGLGEKVESYFKELISGTGAVRNTLKKYLEC; encoded by the coding sequence ATGAAATTAAAAAGACATGAATTAAAAGATCCTAAGAAATGGGAAGAGATGGGGATAAAGCTTCCGCAGTTTGATATAGATAAGGTAATAGACGAAACAAAGAAGAATCCAAGATGGGTTCACTTTGGAGCGGGCAATATATTTAGAGGATTTATAGCAATGCTGCAGCAAACACTTCTGAATAAAGGCTTGGCAGATTCAGGTATAATCGCAGTTGAATCGTACGATTTTGAAGTGCACGACAAGATATACGTGCCTTATGATAATTTAGGGCTACTAGTTATAATGAATTCCGATGGAACATTGGAAAAAGAAGTAGTAGGCAGCATAAGCGATATTTTGCTTGCAGATCCGTCAAATAAAGAAAATTGGGATAGATTAAATGAGGTATTCTCTAATCCTTCGCTTCAAATAGCAAGTATGACAATAACAGAAAAAGGCTACAATTTAAAAGATTTTGCAGGTAATTTTATAAAAGAAGTCATGGAAGACATTGAAGCAGGACCGGAGAATCCTAAGAATGTCGTGTCAAAGCTTGTATCTCTTGTTTACTCTAGGTATAAAAAGGGAGAGTATCCTCTCGCACTTGTCAGCCTAGACAATTTCTCCGGCAATGGTGAAAGGCTTTACAGTGCTGTAATGACAATTGCCGAGGAATGGGCAAATAAAGGATTTGTAGACAAGGGATTTACTCAATATTTAAATGATCCGTCAAAGATTTCTTTCCCGCTTACGATGATAGACAAGATAGTTCCAAGGCCACATGAATTAGTAAAAAAATCATTAGAGGAAAAAGGCTTAGAAGATATGAACATAATCACGACATCTAAAAATACAGTGATTGCTCCATTTGTAAATGCTGAAAAAGCTCAATACTTGGTTATAGAAGATAAATTTCCCAATGGGCGCATGAAACTTGAAGAGGCAGGAGTCCTTTTGACCGACAAAGAGACAGTTGAAAAAGTCGAGAGAATGAAAGTCACAACATGCTTAAATCCGCTTCATACAGCATTAGCTATATACGGATGCTTATTAGATTATAAAACAATAGCAGATGAAATGAAGGATGATTGTTTAAGAAAGCTAGTTGAAAAAATTGGCTATGTAGAAGGAATGCCTGTTGTCATAAATCCAAAAGTACTTGATCCGGAAGAATTTATAAAAGAAGTAATCGAAGTAAGGCTTCCGAACCCGTACATGCCGGATACGCCACAGAGAATCGCAACAGATACATCACAAAAGATGGGAATCAGGTTTGGGGAGACGATTAAATCGTATATTCATAGAAGCGATCTTGAAGTAAATGACTTAAAATTTATACCATTAGTCATAGCAGGTTGGTGCAGATATCTGATGGGGATTGATGATGAAGGAAATCATATGGATTTAAGTCCAGATCCGCTTTTAAATGATTTAAAATCTCACGTATCAAATATTAGGCTTGGCGATGTTGACTCCGTAAAAGACAACTTAAGGCCCATTCTTTCAAACAAAGAAATATTTGGACTTGACTTATATGAGGTTGGCTTGGGAGAAAAGGTAGAAAGCTACTTTAAAGAACTGATTTCTGGTACTGGTGCAGTAAGAAATACCCTTAAAAAATATCTTGAATGCTAA
- the gndA gene encoding NADP-dependent phosphogluconate dehydrogenase — MNNIGLIGLAVMGQNLALNIARKGYSLSGYNRSRQKTDEFINEKVKDEKIYPYYDIKSFVESLEKPRKIILMVKAGKPVDDVIQELLPYLDKGDLIIDGGNSYFKDTNRRIEELNAKGIYYLGMGVSGGEYGALHGPSLMPGGTKEAYDMVNELLLKIAAQTESGPCCTYVGNYSAGHFVKMVHNGIEYAIMQSISEVYDVMRKVLKLSSEEIGNIFEEWNKGELNSYLMEISYKIMKHKDEKTGRPLVELILDEAEQKGTGKWTAETSLDLGIPTPSLNLAVVGRALSFFKEERTKISKRVQRNYPTGNLNRDEIIEDLKNSLLFAVFASFSQGLWLISEASKVYNYNIDLSEVLRIWKGGCIIRARILDFLREILSDDKTNINLLNSQKSISYLAEKLESIKKVTKLAKDFYIPTLTINSSLDYFFSMSEANLPANLIQGQRDFFGAHTYRRIDMEGIFHTEWEQD; from the coding sequence ATGAACAACATTGGATTAATTGGACTAGCCGTAATGGGACAAAATCTAGCTTTAAATATTGCAAGAAAGGGCTATAGCCTGTCAGGCTACAATAGATCTCGTCAAAAGACTGATGAATTTATAAATGAAAAGGTGAAAGACGAAAAGATTTATCCATACTACGATATTAAATCATTCGTAGAGTCTTTGGAAAAGCCAAGAAAAATAATCCTCATGGTTAAGGCTGGTAAGCCTGTTGACGATGTCATACAAGAACTTTTACCGTATCTAGACAAAGGGGATTTAATAATAGATGGTGGCAATTCATACTTTAAAGACACAAACAGGAGAATTGAAGAACTGAATGCAAAGGGAATATATTATTTAGGCATGGGTGTTTCTGGCGGCGAATACGGTGCACTGCATGGACCGTCGTTGATGCCTGGTGGAACAAAAGAGGCTTATGACATGGTAAATGAATTGCTTCTTAAAATAGCTGCCCAAACAGAATCTGGCCCATGCTGCACATATGTTGGCAATTATTCTGCTGGACATTTTGTAAAGATGGTTCACAATGGAATAGAATATGCTATAATGCAGTCAATATCAGAAGTATACGACGTGATGAGGAAGGTTTTGAAGCTTTCCAGTGAAGAAATTGGCAATATATTTGAAGAATGGAATAAAGGTGAGCTTAATTCATATTTGATGGAAATATCGTATAAAATCATGAAGCATAAAGACGAAAAGACGGGAAGGCCACTTGTAGAGCTTATTCTAGATGAAGCAGAACAAAAGGGTACAGGTAAGTGGACGGCAGAGACGTCTCTTGACTTGGGAATTCCTACACCATCATTAAATCTTGCAGTTGTTGGAAGGGCATTGTCTTTCTTTAAAGAAGAAAGAACTAAGATTTCAAAGAGAGTACAGAGAAATTATCCTACAGGCAATTTAAACAGAGATGAAATAATTGAGGATTTAAAGAATTCGCTGCTTTTTGCTGTATTTGCCTCCTTTTCACAAGGGCTTTGGCTTATATCTGAAGCATCAAAGGTGTACAACTACAATATAGATCTTTCTGAAGTCTTAAGAATTTGGAAAGGTGGATGCATTATAAGGGCCAGAATTTTAGATTTCTTAAGAGAAATCCTCTCTGATGACAAAACAAATATCAACTTGTTAAACAGTCAAAAGTCTATAAGCTATTTGGCAGAAAAATTAGAATCTATAAAGAAAGTGACAAAACTGGCTAAAGATTTCTACATCCCGACGCTTACGATTAATTCTTCGCTAGATTATTTCTTTAGCATGTCAGAAGCAAATCTTCCTGCAAACTTAATACAAGGACAGAGGGACTTCTTCGGTGCACATACTTATAGAAGAATTGATATGGAAGGCATTTTCCATACAGAGTGGGAGCAAGATTAA